A genome region from Setaria italica strain Yugu1 chromosome III, Setaria_italica_v2.0, whole genome shotgun sequence includes the following:
- the LOC101777007 gene encoding uncharacterized protein LOC101777007 has product MHLSLWKPLSHCAAVLLAKNHRRRGGGGGWHGGHGNNGHRDDPSSFLRQLRDALDAASEDGSLCPPPDAAGADADAAVSRSRSLARLRAQRDFLRATALAAAAGPFRSISDLPLLAHAIATFLAMYPDYASTADVDRLRVDHYSHLDAPGAGRVCLDYCGFGLFDSSWDSSSSSFTLHELNANLSNHALYGGAEPGTVENDIKERILEYLNVPASEYALVFTVSRGSAFRLLAECYPFESNRRLLTMFDHESQSVNWMAQSARAKGAKTRAAWFRWPTLKLCSTELRKEIVGKKKGRRRDAAVGLFVFPAQSRVTGAKYSYQWMALAQQNGWHVMLDAGALGPKDMDSLGLSLFRPDFIITSFYRVFGSDPTGFGCLLIKKSVIGSLQGRNGCNASGMVRIVPVFPQYLSDSVDGFDAFDGLEDDSGINKDEKPASNAQNGSQLPAFSGVYTSAQVRETFESDPGRDSSSDRDGASTIFEETESISMGEVMRSPAFSEDCSSENSFWVDVGQSPLGSEKSGQFKKGKLGSPLPSSWFNGRKCNKRMSPNLTSRISRSPLYDGHVISFDAAVLSVSQDTDCLKEDPEEEIFENGRRNHFRQVSEIQEEPEVEEVACQHAMNGGAEHKESAIRRETEGEFRLLGGRDGNSRFTGGRLFGVEEIDGGLSMGRRVSFSTEANIIADRLNRASDAAEASGYTFRDDEGCASDGYDDAQDWGRREPEIICRHIDHVDMMGLNRTTLRLRYLINWLVTSLLQLKLPDSKGGDGVPLVHIYGPKIKYERGAAVAFNVKQSDGTFVNAEVVQKIAEKNGISVGIGFLSHIKLDMNQKQLNGTLDIPEASFYKNGRRDNKKVTVRVEVVTASLGFLTNFEDVYKMWAFVAKFLDPSFLESERLTISADHLEGQT; this is encoded by the coding sequence ATGCATCTGTCGCTATGGAAGCCGCTCTCCCActgcgccgccgtcctcctcgccaAGAaccaccggcgccgcggcggcgggggcggctggCACGGTGGCCACGGCAACAACGGCCACCGTGACGATCCGTCCTCCTTCCTCCGGCAGCTGCGGGACGCGCTCGACGCGGCGTCGGAGGACGGCTCCCTctgcccgccgccggacgccgccggAGCCGATGCGGACGCCGCCGTGTCCCGCTCCCGTTCCCTGGCGCGCCTCCGCGCGCAGCGGGACTTCCTGCGCGCCacggccctcgccgccgccgctggcccgtTCCGGTCGATCTCCGACCTCCCGCTGCTCGCCCACGCCATCGCCACCTTCCTCGCCATGTATCCGGACTACGCCTCAACTGCCGATGTCGACCGCCTCCGCGTCGACCATTACTCCCACCTTGacgcccccggcgccggcagGGTCTGTCTAGACTACTGCGGCTTTGGCCTCTTCGACTCCAGCTGGGattcctcctcgtcgtcctttACATTGCACGAGCTCAATGCCAATTTGAGCAACCATGCACTCTATGGCGGTGCTGAGCCTGGCACCGTGGAGAATGATATCAAAGAGCGCATTTTGGAGTACCTGAATGTGCCAGCCAGCGAGTATGCGCTGGTGTTCACAGTGAGTCGTGGGTCAGCATTCCGGCTGCTTGCTGAGTGCTACCCCTTCGAGAGCAACAGGAGGCTGCTGACGATGTTCGACCATGAGAGCCAATCGGTCAATTGGATGGCGCAGAGTGCACGGGCAAAGGGTGCCAAGACACGCGCCGCGTGGTTCCGCTGGCCAACGCTGAAGCTGTGCTCGACGGAGCTGCGGAAGGAGATCGTGGGCAAGAAgaaggggcggcgacgggatgCTGCAGTTGGGTTGTTTGTGTTCCCTGCACAGTCTCGAGTGACCGGTGCCAAGTACTCCTACCAGTGGATGGCGCTGGCACAGCAGAATGGGTGGCATGTGATGCTTGATGCCGGTGCACTTGGTCCCAAGGACATGGATTCGCTGGGGCTCTCGCTGTTTCGGCCAGACTTCATTATAACCTCGTTCTACAGGGTGTTTGGTTCAGACCCGACTGGGTTCGGTTGCCTTCTGATCAAGAAGTCAGTAATTGGGAGCTTGCAGGGGAGAAATGGGTGTAATGCATCGGGGATGGTGAGGATTGTTCCTGTGTTTCCACAGTATCTCAGTGACTCGGTTGATGGATTCGATGCATTTGATGGGCTTGAAGATGACTCGGGCATTAACAAAGATGAAAAACCAGCTTCTAATGCTCAAAATGGGTCACAGCTGCCAGCATTTTCAGGTGTCTACACGTCTGCTCAGGTTAGAGAGACTTTTGAGAGTGATCCTGGTCGTGACAGCAGCTCGGATAGGGATGGGGCAAGCACCATCTTTGAAGAAACTGAGAGCATCTCTATGGGCGAGGTCATGAGGAGTCCAGCATTCAGTGAGGACTGTTCATCAGAGAACTCTTTCTGGGTTGATGTTGGCCAGAGCCCATTGGGGTCAGAGAAATCTGgccagttcaagaaggggaaaCTGGGATCACCATTACCATCTTCTTGGTTCAATGGAAGAAAGTGTAACAAGAGGATGTCACCAAACTTAACTTCTAGGATATCTAGAAGCCCACTTTATGATGGCCATGTGATTTCCTTTGATGCAGCTGTGCTATCAGTCTCGCAAGATACAGACTGCCTCAAGGAAGACcctgaagaagaaatttttgagAATGGCCGGAGAAACCATTTCAGGCAGGTTAGTGAGATCCAAGAGGAGCCTGAGGTCGAAGAGGTGGCATGCCAACATGCTATGAATGGTGGTGCAGAGCACAAAGAAAGCGCGATAAGGAGGGAGACAGAAGGGGAGTTCCGGCTGCTGGGAGGGAGGGATGGCAACAGCAGATTTACTGGGGGGCGACTCTTTGGTGTTGAAGAGATTGATggaggtttaagcatggggcgCAGAGTTTCATTCAGCACAGAGGCTAATATTATTGCTGACAGGTTGAATCGAGCCTCAGATGCTGCTGAAGCTTCTGGATATACGTTCCGTGATGATGAAGGTTGTGCAAGTGATGGATATGATGATGCTCAGGACTGGGGCAGGAGGGAGCCAGAGATAATTTGCAGGCACATCGATCATGTTGATATGATGGGGCTCAACAGAACTACCCTTAGGTTAAGGTACCTGATCAATTGGCTAGTAACTTCACTTTTGCAGCTAAAGTTGCCAGACTCAAAAGGTGGTGACGGAGTCCCTCTTGTCCACATCTACGGTCCCAAGATTAAGTATGAAAGGGGAGCAGCTGTTGCTTTTAATGTGAAGCAAAGTGATGGAACATTTGTTAATGCTGAAGTTGTTCAAAAGATTGCTGAGAAAAATGGTATATCTGTTGGCATTGGTTTTCTGAGTCATATAAAATTAGATATGAACCAGAAACAGTTAAATGGCACGCTTGATATACCTGAGGCTTCGTTTTATAAGAATGGCCGCAGAGACAATAAAAAAGTGACTGTAAGAGTTGAAGTTGTGACTGCTTCACTTGGCTTCCTTACTAATTTTGAAGATGTTTACAAGATGTGGGCTTTTGTTGCCAAGTTCTTAGATCCTTCATTTCTTGAAAGTGAGCGCCTTACCATTTCTGCTGACCACTTGGAAGGACAAACTTGA